A genomic window from Xyrauchen texanus isolate HMW12.3.18 chromosome 15, RBS_HiC_50CHRs, whole genome shotgun sequence includes:
- the LOC127656353 gene encoding polycomb protein SCMH1-like isoform X2 — MKLEAQDPRNTTSTCIATVVGLTGSRLRLRLDGSDNKNDFWRLVDSSEIQPIGNCEKNGGMLQPPLGFRLNASSWPMFLLKTLNGAEMAPARIFHKQEPPAPEQNDFHVGMKLEAVDRKNPHFICPATVGALRGVEVLVTFDGWRGAFDYYCRYDSRDIFPVGWCTLTGDNLQPPGTKAGLPKMLGALGALPDSSIEGLGMPPTPGRPPPKKKRKPGRKKTKLTGSWGEKETVGPQTDQPEKELETIKIPKKRGPKPGSKLGWAKRVAWLEGVTEGPGRPKGKLPENWQQNQTEPIKIPKKRGPKPGSKRKPRLVPNPMPTSPSSSTPEPDTSSVPLDNATIPSAALQAPTVCVYLNKYGKVGPHLDARRIQSLPDHFGPGQASSVLQQCVQACFDCAHNQSTVFSCLKPGNGGELISAYFEQQHHTLTLPAVNSVTYMLRFLEKLCRNLHCDPLFGSQPVPLGGVHYDSRTYTERRNFTESLGSGPGRGTTRFLQHDTYNSNLVPHKIAKTHRLSSEEPFQMENGISSSEVLEKAHLSPGHILTMRTLSRSSSSPGQLHRLGSTGSERFLSLKESQRPSGQDPNLWTVEDVMQFIRDIDPQLGPHADLFRKHEIDGKALLLLRSDVMMKYMGLKLGPALKLTFHIDKLKQGR; from the exons ATGAAGCTGGAAGCTCAGGATCCTAGAAACACTACATCTACCTGCATTGCCACCGTGGTGGGCCTGACCGGCTCTCGCCTCCGCCTGCGACTGGATGGCAGCGACAACAAGAATGATTTCTGGCGCCTGGTGGACTCCTCCGAAATACAGCCTATTGGGAATTGCGAGAAGAACGGTGGAATGCTACAGCCACCACTAG GGTTTCGTCTGAATGCGTCATCCTGGCCCATGTTCTTATTAAAAACACTCAATGGAGCAGAAATGGCCCCAGCTCGAATCTTTCACAAG CAAGAGCCACCTGCCCCAGAGCAGAACGATTTTCATGTGGGAATGAAGCTGGAGGCGGTGGACAGGAAGaaccctcatttcatctgtcctgCCACAGTGGGAGCATTGCGAGGTGTGGAGGTGCTTGTCACCTTTGATGGCTGGCGGGGTGCTTTCGATTACTACTGCCGCTATGATTCCAGAGACATCTTCCCTGTGGGCTGGTGCACGCTCACCGGAGACAACCTGCAGCCGCCAGGCACTAAAG CTGGGTTACCGAAGATGCTAGGTGCACTTGGTGCCCTGCCGGACAGTAGTATAGAGGGGTTAGGTATGCCCCCTACACCAGGCAGACCCCCACCCAAGAAGAAACGTAAGCCTGGCCGCAAGAAAACCAAACTAACAGGGTCCTGGGGAGAGAAAGAAACAGTTGGTCCCCAGACAGACCAGCCTGAAAAGGAACTGGAAActattaaaatccccaagaaacGTGGTCCCAAACCAGGAAGCAAG CTGGGCTGGGCCAAGAGGGTGGCATGGCTAGAAGGGGTGACTGAGGGCCCTGGTAGACCCAAAGGCAAACTGCCAGAAAACTGGCAGCAGAACCAGACAGAACCTATCAAAATTCCCAAAAAGAGAGGCCCCAAACCTGGCAGCAAG AGAAAGCCCAGATTGGTGCCCAACCCTATGCCCACCTCCCCAAGCAGTAGCACTCCAGAGCCAGACACCAGCTCAGTTCCATTGGACAATGCTACAATTCCCAGCGCTGCCTTACAGGCTCCTACAG TATGTGTGTACCTGAACAAGTATGGGAAAGTGGGTCCACACCTGGATGCACGACGAATTCAGTCTTTGCCGGATCACTTTGGGCCAGGTCAAGCTTCCTCAGTGCTGCAGCAGTGTGTTCAGGCCTGTTTTGACTGTGCACATAACCAGAGCACTGTCTTCTCCTGCCTCAAACCAGGAAATGGAGGAGAGCTCATATCAG CCTACTTTGAGCAACAGCACCACACTCTTACACTACCTGCAGTGAACAGTGTGACGTACATGTTGCGCTTTCTGGAGAAACTCTGCCGCAACCTGCACTGTGACCCACTGTTCGGTAGTCAGCCCGTTCCTCTTGGAGGAGTTCACTATGACAGCCGAACATACACAG AGAGGAGAAACTTTACAGAAAGTCTTGGTTCTGGACCTGGTCGAGGAACTACAAGATTCCTCCAACACGACACCTACAACAGCAACCTGGTACCACACAAAATAGCCAAAACCCATCGTCTCTCTTCAGAAG AGCCATTTCAGATGGAGAATGGGATCAGTAGCTCAGAGGTCTTAGAGAAAGCACATTTGTCTCCTGGACACATCTTGACAATGCGTACACTCTCTCGGAGTAGCAGCTCGCCGGGACAACTTCATCGTCTGGGCTCCACAG GATCAGAGCGTTTTCTGAGCTTGAAAGAGAGTCAGAGGCCCAGTGGACAGGATCCCAACCTGTGGACGGTAGAGGACGTCATGCAGTTCATCAGAGACATTGACCCTCAGCTGGGACCACACGCAGACCTCTTCCGCAAACAT GAGATTGATGGAAAAGCTCTACTACTGCTCCGTAGTGACGTCATGATGAAATATATGGGCTTAAAGCTGGGGCCCGCCCTCAAACTCACCTTCCACATTGACAAACTGAAACAGGGCCGTTGA
- the LOC127656353 gene encoding polycomb protein SCMH1-like isoform X1, whose product MKKPVPQKGLFSWDKYLKETGAMAAPAHCFRQSTNPPVNEFKAGMKLEAQDPRNTTSTCIATVVGLTGSRLRLRLDGSDNKNDFWRLVDSSEIQPIGNCEKNGGMLQPPLGFRLNASSWPMFLLKTLNGAEMAPARIFHKQEPPAPEQNDFHVGMKLEAVDRKNPHFICPATVGALRGVEVLVTFDGWRGAFDYYCRYDSRDIFPVGWCTLTGDNLQPPGTKAGLPKMLGALGALPDSSIEGLGMPPTPGRPPPKKKRKPGRKKTKLTGSWGEKETVGPQTDQPEKELETIKIPKKRGPKPGSKLGWAKRVAWLEGVTEGPGRPKGKLPENWQQNQTEPIKIPKKRGPKPGSKRKPRLVPNPMPTSPSSSTPEPDTSSVPLDNATIPSAALQAPTVCVYLNKYGKVGPHLDARRIQSLPDHFGPGQASSVLQQCVQACFDCAHNQSTVFSCLKPGNGGELISAYFEQQHHTLTLPAVNSVTYMLRFLEKLCRNLHCDPLFGSQPVPLGGVHYDSRTYTERRNFTESLGSGPGRGTTRFLQHDTYNSNLVPHKIAKTHRLSSEEPFQMENGISSSEVLEKAHLSPGHILTMRTLSRSSSSPGQLHRLGSTGSERFLSLKESQRPSGQDPNLWTVEDVMQFIRDIDPQLGPHADLFRKHEIDGKALLLLRSDVMMKYMGLKLGPALKLTFHIDKLKQGR is encoded by the exons GACTTTTCAGCTGGGATAAGTACCTGAAAGAGACAGGAGCGATGGCTGCCCCTGCTCACTGCTTCAGACAG AGTACTAACCCTCCGGTGAACGAGTTTAAGGCAGGGATGAAGCTGGAAGCTCAGGATCCTAGAAACACTACATCTACCTGCATTGCCACCGTGGTGGGCCTGACCGGCTCTCGCCTCCGCCTGCGACTGGATGGCAGCGACAACAAGAATGATTTCTGGCGCCTGGTGGACTCCTCCGAAATACAGCCTATTGGGAATTGCGAGAAGAACGGTGGAATGCTACAGCCACCACTAG GGTTTCGTCTGAATGCGTCATCCTGGCCCATGTTCTTATTAAAAACACTCAATGGAGCAGAAATGGCCCCAGCTCGAATCTTTCACAAG CAAGAGCCACCTGCCCCAGAGCAGAACGATTTTCATGTGGGAATGAAGCTGGAGGCGGTGGACAGGAAGaaccctcatttcatctgtcctgCCACAGTGGGAGCATTGCGAGGTGTGGAGGTGCTTGTCACCTTTGATGGCTGGCGGGGTGCTTTCGATTACTACTGCCGCTATGATTCCAGAGACATCTTCCCTGTGGGCTGGTGCACGCTCACCGGAGACAACCTGCAGCCGCCAGGCACTAAAG CTGGGTTACCGAAGATGCTAGGTGCACTTGGTGCCCTGCCGGACAGTAGTATAGAGGGGTTAGGTATGCCCCCTACACCAGGCAGACCCCCACCCAAGAAGAAACGTAAGCCTGGCCGCAAGAAAACCAAACTAACAGGGTCCTGGGGAGAGAAAGAAACAGTTGGTCCCCAGACAGACCAGCCTGAAAAGGAACTGGAAActattaaaatccccaagaaacGTGGTCCCAAACCAGGAAGCAAG CTGGGCTGGGCCAAGAGGGTGGCATGGCTAGAAGGGGTGACTGAGGGCCCTGGTAGACCCAAAGGCAAACTGCCAGAAAACTGGCAGCAGAACCAGACAGAACCTATCAAAATTCCCAAAAAGAGAGGCCCCAAACCTGGCAGCAAG AGAAAGCCCAGATTGGTGCCCAACCCTATGCCCACCTCCCCAAGCAGTAGCACTCCAGAGCCAGACACCAGCTCAGTTCCATTGGACAATGCTACAATTCCCAGCGCTGCCTTACAGGCTCCTACAG TATGTGTGTACCTGAACAAGTATGGGAAAGTGGGTCCACACCTGGATGCACGACGAATTCAGTCTTTGCCGGATCACTTTGGGCCAGGTCAAGCTTCCTCAGTGCTGCAGCAGTGTGTTCAGGCCTGTTTTGACTGTGCACATAACCAGAGCACTGTCTTCTCCTGCCTCAAACCAGGAAATGGAGGAGAGCTCATATCAG CCTACTTTGAGCAACAGCACCACACTCTTACACTACCTGCAGTGAACAGTGTGACGTACATGTTGCGCTTTCTGGAGAAACTCTGCCGCAACCTGCACTGTGACCCACTGTTCGGTAGTCAGCCCGTTCCTCTTGGAGGAGTTCACTATGACAGCCGAACATACACAG AGAGGAGAAACTTTACAGAAAGTCTTGGTTCTGGACCTGGTCGAGGAACTACAAGATTCCTCCAACACGACACCTACAACAGCAACCTGGTACCACACAAAATAGCCAAAACCCATCGTCTCTCTTCAGAAG AGCCATTTCAGATGGAGAATGGGATCAGTAGCTCAGAGGTCTTAGAGAAAGCACATTTGTCTCCTGGACACATCTTGACAATGCGTACACTCTCTCGGAGTAGCAGCTCGCCGGGACAACTTCATCGTCTGGGCTCCACAG GATCAGAGCGTTTTCTGAGCTTGAAAGAGAGTCAGAGGCCCAGTGGACAGGATCCCAACCTGTGGACGGTAGAGGACGTCATGCAGTTCATCAGAGACATTGACCCTCAGCTGGGACCACACGCAGACCTCTTCCGCAAACAT GAGATTGATGGAAAAGCTCTACTACTGCTCCGTAGTGACGTCATGATGAAATATATGGGCTTAAAGCTGGGGCCCGCCCTCAAACTCACCTTCCACATTGACAAACTGAAACAGGGCCGTTGA